tttttaatttctttaataatttttttgttttgtatagtTCAACACCGCCTGCGAAAAAGCCAAAGCTTTCACCAAGAAGCCCTCCAACGCCGAGTTCTTGGAATTCTACGGTCTCTTCAAGCAAGCCACCGTCGGCGATGTCAACATTCCCGCTCCCGGCGCTCTTGACTTGACGGCCAAGGCTAAATTCGACGCATGGAGCAAACACAAGGGTTTGTCCCAGGATGCCGCCAAGGCTGCCTACATTGCCACCTATGAGAAATACGCTCCCATCTATGCTTAAGTTGAAAATTGTGGTAATGATATTTATGCAAGTACTGTTAACgtaaacgaaaaaaagaaatttggataaaaataaaatgagttgAATTTAAATAGATCAAATTTGCGAAGTGCAGTGATTCATGTTGGTAACTTGCTATAGTAAAGTGTTTGATGGTGAGTGATCTTTATTATCTCAACCAACTGACAGCTGAAACAGTAACTGTGGACAATAAACAGTTAGACCTTACTTgaaactttttcatacaaacattACCTGTAGTATTACCGTAATAAAACCACAGTTTATATGATTTCCCATGTTTACTCCGCAAAAGTTAAAACCTTCGCCTTCAACTTGAAATTACTTTACATTCCAACTTAGAAGTGGATCAACTATAGCCGTGAGTGTTGCACGCGAGAACCGGATCTTAAGGTGAGACAAAATCTGAACTGTCTCCTCTGTTAGCGAGTGCTTTTGAGTACTTAGTTATAAGTAGAAGCTCATTTGCTGAGAAGGAAGATACAGTTGGAACTCAGAATCTAAATTAACTCATTAGGAAACCGTTTGGATATATAGAAAAGGGTTTTTATATGAGATATATTTTCCTCGTCTAAACTAAAAACTACTTTGTTTGTCTTTTGGTTGCGGTAGAAATAGATCCTCACTGTTCTATAGAATAtggaataaataaagagaaccGAACTTATTGCTGTGTTAAAAATGAAAGCAGATGAATTTAACACAGATGTACTTGGATGCGGATCCAAGTAGAATTAGCCGATTGAAATGATCTCCGAAAATCATAGGAGTTATTATTCGAAGAGTAAACTGGAATGAAGTTTACAGCTACGTTTGTAACTTTAACCCATTATAGGAAAGTATTAcccatgcatatacatatgtacgtatatatacatgtatataagtaaAGATGTTTGTAGATCCACCACTGATATGAATTCCACACCTTCTTCTACATTTGATTACTAATAATTGAATGAATTTGCTTAACTGGTCACCATAGCATAGGCAATAAAAGGTATATGAAAGAGACTTTGATACAAAGCGGCTATAAAGCAATTAAATGCAGTAAAATAAAAACCGTGAACTTCATGCCAACAAGTTGGACTCTCTTTTTCGAAATGAGAACTTAAtgaaagtcaataaaaaataaaacaaaaacataaaagcaCAATAATTCGAAAAAAGAGAGCCTTATCAGCACTTCGAACATATTAATCTTTACGACACTGGTTATTCATATCTCACAAAAATTGCCTATAAAAGTGGAGGGAGTTCGAGCAGGCGACACTTTTAGTCGTACTAAAGCACTATTAAGAGTTTGCGCCATGGATGTAAGTAGCAGTGTATTCAACTAAACTCAAATTCagttaaaagaataaaaatatttcactttcagTTCCACACCGCCACCGAAAAAGCGAAAGCCTTCACCAAGCGCCCAACTGATGAAGAGTTCTTGGAATTCTACGGTCTCTACAAGCAAGCCACCGTTGGTGATGTGAACGTTGAGCGTCCTGGTGCATTGGACTTGAAGGGCAAGGCCAAATGGGATTCATGGAATAAGCACAAGGGTCTGTCCAAGGCAGAGGCAGAGAAGGCTTACATTGCCACCTATGAGAAATATGCACCCAAATATGCCTAAATCGAACAACTCAGGAGGAAATTATAgactttttattataaaatagtactgatgtgtggaaaatcataaaaaaaaaataataaacagatGTGTtagaatttttcataaaaaatgtgtgtattttgaaaatgaaattaacttcgaaattttttaaaaaatttaacacttttttcAGTTTAAAAATATCATATCAATGACCTCAttctttttctaaaatattcttttctctaaaatatttttagttgtgGAAGCTGATTTCATCCAGTTGCTAGAGTTCAATTAGGGTTCGAAagatatgtgtaaatatttacaagatCATTCAGGCTTAGAGTAGAAAAGAGGGCATCTACTGAACTACTTGTTTTTAGCATACTTCATCTTATCGCAATCAAAAAATACCCCTTCAATAGGCATTAAAGTCTAAAAAACTGGTAGGACACAAGAGTTGTATGAAGAAAGGTGAGGCGGAAATATCCAGGAACTTTCTGCTTCATTGTCCAACATTTGCAAGACTGAGCTTAAAACTTTTCGGCAGTTTTACCTTCGGTGAACCAGAAGTCGTACCCGAAACTGATATTAGCCGTCTCAGTAATTTTTGGTAGGCGCAAAGCGCTTTGTATGTTTCTAAGCGTTTTAAGATCAATTATACTATATATCCGTTTTATATACTACAACGAACCAGTGTCCTAAGTTAACCAAATGAGATCTGCCAGGATCGATCTTTTAGCCTAATTTAACTTAAGATCTTCTATGTCAAAGGTGTTTtaaaggtatattaagttttggATAAGGAGAAGTAGAAAAGAGGGCATCTACTGAACTACTTGTTTTTAGCATATTTCATCTTATCGCAATCAAAAAATACCCGTTCAATAGGCATTAAAGTCTAAAAAACTGGTAGGACACAAGAGTTGTATGAAGAAAGGTGAGGCGGAAATATCCAGGAACTTTCTGCTTCATTGTCCAACATTTGCAAGACTGAGCTTAAAACTTTTCGGCAGTTTTACCTTCGGTGAACCGGAAGTCGTACCCGAAACTGATATTAGCCGTCTCAGTAATTTTTGGTAGGCGCAAAGCGCTTTGTATGTTTCTAAGCGTTTTAAGATCAATTATACTATATATCCGTTTTATATACTACAACGAACCAGTGTCCTAAGTTAACCAAATGAGATCTGCCAGGATCGATCTTTTAGCCTAATTTAACTTAAGATCTTCTATGTCAAAGGTGTTTtaaaggtatattaagttttggATAAGGACTTGTTCGAAAATAGACCTCATATCTAATAGTAGACTATataaaaagtcgatgaaattatggaaaagattgatcaGGATCATCACATAAGATATCACGACATCGCTAAGAATAAGTTTCttcattcatcatcaaacggttttgaaccattcaaaaaaaggctggctacaaaaagaagatcgatgtttgggtaccacacgAATTGttcgtgaaaaatttaatggactgaattaacatctgcaattctttgctgaaacgaaattaatttgaaaCATTTCTGAATCGAATGGTACGAAAAATGGTTCAAATACGATAgtgtgcgaaaaaaatcatagtccaagcgtggtgaagctcaacaaaggGTCGCAAAGCTAGGATTGAcccctcgaaaggttatgctgagtgtttggtgggattggaaagaaaccaaccactatgagctgctccggCCTAGTCGAACGATTTAAAGTAGGTTTTACTCTCAACAACTGATGATATTAaagcaaacaatcgaaaaaaatggcCAGTGCTGATTAACAGATAGAGCTTCgccttccatcaggacaacgctagaccatacacatctttgatgactcggcaaaaactgggaaagttttgatgcatccaccatatagcccagACCTTGAACCATCGGATTACTATTTGGTTtagtcaatgcagaactcccttattggagtaaagttggctttaaATTACTTGACGCAGTTTTTCgccaagaaaagagaaaactcttacactgatggaataatgcctCTAGAGGAAAAATGACAACAAGGtgcatatttggttcattataaatataaaaaaataagttgaagtttgattagaaatacgaaaagactttttcgactacaaaTAGTTTTCGAAAACACTACCGTTAGTTATGTCTTCGGCCTGATCGGAGGCTAATTCTATTCCTTTTAAGTGGACTCAACTCTCATGAGCTAAATTAAGAAATCTGAACTCAAATGGAACTTACCGTGACATTTCGCCTTTACTTTTACTCTTGGCGAGTCCCTCTTTGGCTTTCGATATGAGACCGGACATATCGCCGACAATGCGATTCTGCAGTTTCTCCTCATGCGTTGGACTCATTGGCATATTGCTAAGTTTCTGTGTGAGATCCTTCACAGT
This genomic stretch from Bactrocera dorsalis isolate Fly_Bdor chromosome 5, ASM2337382v1, whole genome shotgun sequence harbors:
- the LOC105223600 gene encoding acyl-CoA-binding protein, producing the protein MDFNTACEKAKAFTKKPSNAEFLEFYGLFKQATVGDVNIPAPGALDLTAKAKFDAWSKHKGLSQDAAKAAYIATYEKYAPIYA
- the LOC105223599 gene encoding acyl-CoA-binding protein homolog; translated protein: MDFHTATEKAKAFTKRPTDEEFLEFYGLYKQATVGDVNVERPGALDLKGKAKWDSWNKHKGLSKAEAEKAYIATYEKYAPKYA